A stretch of Corallococcus exiguus DNA encodes these proteins:
- a CDS encoding Crp/Fnr family transcriptional regulator, translated as MGAEETLFQRFGKEFPKGTELFREGEIGKEMFVIQSGKIAISKRVRDVEKVLAVLGPGEFFGEMAIISNKPRNASAVVHDDAKLLVIDPKTFEAMIRGNAEIAVRMIKKLAERLSEADAQIENLLHGDPASRVVHQILQACQTRGRPLEEGVEVDFAVREMPRQIGVGEPAVRSMLERLERAGLIERSGDRITVYDTARLHDFLNYLEMKWKFGDL; from the coding sequence ATGGGCGCCGAGGAAACCCTCTTTCAACGTTTTGGCAAGGAGTTCCCCAAGGGCACCGAGCTCTTCCGCGAGGGAGAGATCGGCAAGGAGATGTTCGTCATCCAGTCCGGGAAGATCGCCATCTCCAAGCGCGTACGCGACGTGGAGAAGGTGCTCGCGGTCCTGGGGCCGGGCGAATTCTTCGGGGAGATGGCCATCATCTCCAACAAGCCCCGGAACGCCTCCGCCGTGGTGCATGACGACGCGAAGCTGCTCGTCATCGATCCCAAGACCTTCGAGGCGATGATCCGCGGCAACGCGGAGATCGCCGTGCGGATGATCAAGAAGCTGGCCGAGCGCCTCTCCGAGGCGGACGCCCAGATTGAAAACCTGCTCCACGGCGACCCCGCCAGCCGCGTCGTCCATCAAATCCTCCAGGCCTGCCAGACGCGCGGCCGGCCGCTGGAGGAGGGCGTGGAGGTGGACTTCGCCGTCCGGGAGATGCCCCGGCAGATTGGCGTGGGCGAGCCCGCCGTGCGCAGCATGCTGGAGCGCCTGGAGCGCGCGGGCCTCATCGAGCGGAGCGGCGACAGGATCACCGTGTACGACACGGCCCGGCTGCATGACTTCCTCAACTACCTCGAGATGAAGTGGAAGTTCGGAGACCTCTAG
- the purM gene encoding phosphoribosylformylglycinamidine cyclo-ligase produces MGTTYKQSGVDIEAGDAFVEKIKPHAARTTRPEVLGGVGGFGGLFALPPGKYQAPVLVAGTDGVGTKLKVAFLAGRHDTVGIDLVAMSVNDILTCGAEPLFFLDYFATGKLEVDAAAEVVKGIALGCEQAGCALLGGETAEMPGFYARGEYDVAGFCVGVVERSAIIDGKTVKPGDALIGLTSSGLHSNGYSLARKVLLDDAKLPLDMTPQGLDRPLGDALLEPTRIYVKDALALCQAVKVKGMAHITGSGIPGNLPRCLPDGTRAVLSESTWKKPAIFDLIAKTGGVARDEMFSTFNMGLGLIVVVAKEDVAKALEVLHARGVEATEVGRVEAGQGEATAVIDP; encoded by the coding sequence GTGGGAACGACCTACAAGCAGTCCGGAGTAGACATCGAGGCCGGCGACGCGTTCGTCGAGAAGATCAAGCCCCATGCCGCGCGCACCACGCGCCCTGAAGTCCTGGGCGGGGTGGGTGGGTTCGGCGGCCTGTTCGCACTGCCGCCCGGCAAGTACCAGGCGCCGGTGCTGGTGGCGGGCACCGACGGGGTGGGCACCAAGCTGAAGGTGGCCTTCCTGGCGGGGCGCCACGACACGGTGGGTATCGACCTGGTCGCCATGTCGGTGAACGACATCCTCACCTGTGGCGCGGAGCCGCTCTTCTTCCTGGATTACTTCGCCACGGGGAAGCTGGAGGTGGACGCCGCGGCGGAGGTGGTCAAGGGCATCGCGCTGGGGTGCGAGCAGGCGGGGTGCGCGCTCCTGGGCGGGGAGACGGCGGAGATGCCGGGCTTCTACGCGCGGGGCGAGTACGACGTCGCGGGCTTCTGCGTGGGCGTGGTGGAGCGGTCCGCCATCATCGACGGCAAGACGGTGAAGCCGGGGGACGCGCTCATCGGGCTCACGTCGTCGGGGCTGCACAGCAACGGCTACTCGCTGGCGCGCAAGGTGCTGCTGGACGACGCGAAGCTGCCCCTGGACATGACGCCGCAGGGGCTGGACCGGCCGCTGGGTGACGCGCTGCTGGAGCCCACGCGCATCTATGTGAAGGACGCGCTCGCGCTGTGCCAGGCCGTGAAGGTGAAGGGCATGGCGCACATCACCGGCAGCGGCATCCCGGGCAACCTGCCCCGGTGCCTGCCGGACGGGACGCGCGCGGTGCTGAGCGAGTCCACGTGGAAGAAGCCGGCCATCTTCGACCTCATCGCGAAGACGGGCGGCGTGGCGCGCGACGAGATGTTCAGCACGTTCAACATGGGCCTGGGCCTCATCGTCGTGGTGGCGAAGGAGGACGTGGCGAAGGCGCTGGAGGTGCTGCACGCCCGGGGCGTGGAGGCCACCGAGGTGGGCCGGGTGGAAGCAGGCCAGGGCGAGGCCACGGCGGTCATCGACCCATGA